The following are from one region of the Theropithecus gelada isolate Dixy chromosome 6, Tgel_1.0, whole genome shotgun sequence genome:
- the WNT8A gene encoding protein Wnt-8a translates to MGNLSMLWAAAGICCTALSASAWSVNNFLITGPKAYLTYTTSVALGAQSGIEECKFQFAWERWNCPENALQLSTHNRLRSATRETSFIHAISSAGVMYTITKNCSMGDFENCGCDGSKNGKTGGHGWIWGGCSDNVEFGERISKLFVDSLEKGKDARALMNLHNNRAGRLAVRATMKRTCKCHGISGSCSIQTCWLQLADFREMGDYLKAKYDQALKIEMDKRQLRAGNSAEGHWVPAEAFLPSAEAELIFLEESPDYCTCNSSLGIYGTEGRECLQNSHNTSRWERRSCGRLCTECGLQVEERKTEVISSCNCKFQWCCKVKCDQCRHVVSKYYCTRSSGSAQSLSEGSA, encoded by the exons ATGGGGAACCTGTCTATGCTCTGGGCAGCTGCGGGCATATGCTGCACTGCACTCAGTGCCTCTGCCTG GTCAGTGAACAATTTCCTGATAACAGGTCCCAAG GCCTATCTGACCTACACGACTAGCGTGGCCTTGGGTGCCCAGAGTGGCATCGAGGAATGCAAGTTCCAGTTTGCTTGGGAACGCTGGAACTGCCCTGAAAATGCTCTTCAGCTCTCTACCCACAATAGGCTGAGAAGTG cCACCAGAGAGACTTCCTTCATACATGCTATCAGCTCTGCTGGAGTCATGTACACCATCACCAAGAACTGTAGCATGGGTGACTTCGAAAACTGTGGCTGTGATGggtcaaaaaatggaaaaacag GAGGCCATGGCTGGATCTGGGGAGGCTGCAGCGACAATGTGGAATTTGGGGAAAGGATCTCCAAACTCTTTGTGGACAGTTTGGAGAAGGGGAAGGATGCCAGAGCCCTGATGAATCTTCACAACAACAGGGCCGGCAGACTG GCAGTGAGAGCCACCATGAAAAGGACCTGCAAATGTCATGGCATCTCTGGGAGCTGCAGCATACAGACGTGCTGGCTGCAGCTGGCTGACTTCCGAGAGATGGGAGACTACCTAAAGGCCAAGTATGACCAGGCGCTGAAAATTGAAATGGATAAGCGGCAGCTGAGAGCTGGGAACAGCGCCGAGGGCCACTGGGTGCCCGCTGAGGCCTTCCTTCCTAGTGCAGAGGCGGAACTGATCTTTTTAGAGGAATCACCAGATTACTGTACCTgcaattccagcctgggcatctaTGGCACAGAGGGTCGTGAGTGCCTACAGAACAGCCACAACACATCCAGGTGGGAGCGACGTAGCTGTGGGCGCCTGTGCACTGAATGTGGGCTGCAGGTGGAAGAGAGGAAAACTGAGGTCATAAGCAGCTGTAACTGCAAATTCCAGTGGTGCTGTAAGGTCAAGTGTGACCAGTGTAGGCATGTGGTGAGCAAGTATTACTGCACACGCTCCTCAGGCAGTGCCCAGTCCCTGAGTGAGGGCAGTGCCTGA